A genome region from Desulfurobacterium atlanticum includes the following:
- the feoB gene encoding ferrous iron transport protein B: protein MKEEIVVALVGNPNVGKTAIMNALAGTKAKVGNWPGVTVEKKEGFFSFRGFKIKLIDLPGVYSLTSYTIEERVTRNFLLNEKYDTVLNVVDVTTLGRNLYLTLELLEMGVKPILALNKVDDVEDFNINFEKLSKILNLPVVPVSAYTGAGLSELKEKMVLVALEGIKGKVFQPVYSEIVEAAILEVSSVIKSLFEPQKVRWYAIKILEGDKEIIEKVLSSSSGEKLKSVLERIRKEVKERKGEDIGAIIVRERFIIASEIAKEVVEAEKKCEKECLRDRIDRVITTPLTGIPVFFAIMAAVFKLTFMLSEPFVEIIGKFFGDILPSFLYKLPFPEILKSFIDRGVFAGVGSVLSFLPILFVLYTLLSILEDSGYMARAAALWDNFMRIFGLSGASVIPLILGFGCNVPAVYSTRAMRSPIQKLITMLVIPWISCSARLAVYTVFIAAFFESSRTLIVLSLYGTGIFIALIFSKLLSLFLKSSGEEEFFIELPAYKVPSLKMVLNQTFIEVKDFIEKAGTVIFLASVIIWVLASFPFGVEYAGEHSLAGMIGKLILPVFKPIGITDWKPVIALLFGGVAKEVVVGTLGTLYGNAEHLPEVLRTVFTPQAALAYLFFVLLYIPCIATISAIYQESGSKKWVLFVVAVELAVAWVVAFIVYHIALVVSL from the coding sequence TTTTTCTCCTTTAGGGGCTTTAAAATAAAGTTGATAGACCTTCCCGGTGTTTATAGTTTGACTTCTTACACCATTGAAGAAAGGGTAACTCGTAATTTTCTACTGAATGAAAAGTATGATACCGTTTTAAATGTTGTTGATGTAACCACGTTAGGAAGAAATCTTTATCTTACTCTTGAGCTTCTTGAAATGGGTGTGAAACCAATTCTTGCATTGAACAAAGTTGATGATGTTGAAGATTTTAATATAAATTTTGAAAAGTTATCTAAGATTTTGAATTTACCCGTTGTTCCTGTGAGTGCTTATACAGGTGCAGGATTGAGTGAGCTAAAAGAGAAAATGGTTTTAGTTGCTCTTGAAGGAATAAAGGGAAAAGTTTTCCAACCTGTTTATTCTGAAATTGTTGAAGCAGCAATTCTTGAAGTTTCATCTGTTATTAAAAGTTTGTTTGAGCCTCAAAAAGTTAGGTGGTATGCAATAAAAATACTTGAGGGTGATAAGGAAATTATTGAAAAAGTTTTAAGTTCTTCTTCAGGTGAAAAGTTAAAATCTGTTCTTGAAAGGATAAGGAAAGAGGTCAAAGAGAGAAAGGGAGAAGATATAGGTGCTATTATTGTTAGAGAAAGGTTTATTATCGCTTCTGAAATAGCTAAGGAAGTTGTTGAAGCGGAAAAAAAGTGTGAGAAAGAATGTTTAAGGGATAGGATAGACCGTGTTATTACTACTCCTTTAACAGGAATTCCTGTTTTCTTTGCTATTATGGCGGCTGTTTTTAAATTGACTTTCATGTTAAGTGAACCTTTTGTGGAGATTATTGGGAAATTTTTTGGGGATATTTTACCTTCATTTCTCTATAAGCTACCTTTTCCTGAGATTTTGAAGTCCTTTATAGACAGGGGTGTTTTTGCAGGAGTAGGTTCTGTTCTGTCTTTTCTTCCCATACTTTTCGTTCTTTATACGCTTCTTTCCATTTTAGAAGATTCAGGGTATATGGCAAGAGCAGCCGCCCTTTGGGATAATTTTATGAGAATTTTTGGGCTTTCTGGAGCTTCTGTTATTCCTCTTATTCTCGGTTTTGGGTGTAATGTGCCTGCCGTTTACTCTACAAGAGCTATGCGTTCACCGATTCAAAAGCTTATAACGATGCTTGTGATTCCGTGGATTTCCTGCAGTGCAAGACTTGCTGTATATACCGTTTTTATAGCCGCTTTTTTTGAAAGTAGCAGAACGTTGATAGTACTCTCTTTGTATGGAACGGGAATTTTTATAGCTCTTATTTTTTCTAAGTTGTTATCACTGTTTTTAAAGAGTAGTGGAGAGGAAGAGTTTTTTATTGAACTACCTGCTTATAAAGTTCCTTCTTTGAAAATGGTTTTAAATCAAACATTTATAGAGGTTAAGGATTTTATAGAAAAAGCAGGAACAGTTATATTTTTAGCTTCTGTTATTATCTGGGTTCTTGCCAGTTTTCCGTTTGGTGTGGAGTATGCCGGGGAGCATTCTTTAGCTGGAATGATTGGAAAGTTGATACTTCCTGTTTTTAAACCCATCGGTATAACTGACTGGAAGCCTGTTATTGCTTTGCTGTTTGGTGGTGTTGCTAAAGAAGTTGTTGTCGGAACTTTAGGAACGCTTTATGGGAATGCTGAGCACCTTCCTGAAGTGTTAAGGACAGTTTTTACACCTCAAGCAGCTCTTGCCTATCTATTTTTTGTTCTCCTTTATATTCCGTGTATAGCCACCATTTCCGCTATCTATCAGGAGAGCGGATCAAAAAAATGGGTTCTATTTGTAGTTGCTGTAGAACTTGCTGTTGCATGGGTTGTTGCTTTTATTGTTTACCATATTGCTTTAGTGGTAAGTCTGTAA